A region of the Pricia mediterranea genome:
AACATACCAATCGGTATCAGGAACAGGGGTGAAAGCCGTTATTCAGCTGGATAACGAGACGGCCGGCGTACAGGGAGAAATGGCCTATCCGTACCCAATCAACCGCAATGCGCTGCCGCATTGCGATGTTTTTATGGAAAACGGATATACCAAGGAAGAAATGAAACTCGCCCGCGAACCCCAAAAGATATTGGACGACCGCAGCTTTTCTATCAGTGCTACCGCCGTACGCATTCCAACCTCCGGGGGTCACTCGGAGTCGGTCAACGTAGAGTTCCATCATGATTTTGACCTCAATGAGGTCCGTCAAATACTGAACGACACCCCCGGGGTAACGGTTCAGGACAATCCCGATACCAACACTTACCCCATGCCCATCTACGCGCATGACAAAGATGAGGTATTCGTAGGCCGCATCCGCCGCGATGAATCCAATCGCAACACCCTGAACATGTGGATCGTATCTGACAACCTTCGCAAAGGAGCGGCTACCAATGCGGTTCAGATAGCGGAATACTTGGTAAAAAACAAGTTGGTTTAAGGCACAGTTTCCCATTGAAATTTTTTAGTCCACACCAGTACGGACACGGCGTGAAGCAACTTCGCACCACCGTACCCATGTGTCCGTAATACGACATAGTCCGACCTAGAAAGTGCGTCACTACTCTATTTTCTAAATATTCGGTTAAAATCTTCCTGCCTCCGTGGGGTATTGCTAATTTTAGCGCTTTAATTCATCGAAATGAAAAAATTAATTGTTGTGGCTGCCATGGCCAACCTGCTTATGGCCTGTCAATCCGAATCCCAAAAACAGAACATCGCAGTGAACTATCCCGATACCAAAAGAGTCGATTCCACGGATACTTATTTCGATACCGAAGTAAAAGACCCCTACCGCTGGCTCGAAGACGACCGAAGTGCGCAAACCGAAGCCTGGGTCAAGGCCGAAAACGAAGTGACTTTCGGTTATCTGGAAGAGATTCCCTTTCGCGATGCCCTGAGAAATCGGTTGGAAAAGCTCTGGAATTATGAGAAACTGGGCTCCCCCTTCAAGGAGGGGGATTACACCTACTTTTACAAAAACGACGGCCTGCAGGATCAATACGTCGTGTACAGACAAAAGAACGACGCGGCCCCGGAAGTGTTTTTAGATCCGAACACCTTTTCCGATGACGGAACCACCTCCCTTGCAGGCCTGAGCTTTACCAAAGACGGATCCTTGGCCGGATACTTAATTTCCGAGGGCGGCAGCGATTGGCGCAAGGCCATCGTTATTGACACCGAAACCAAGGAGATTGTCGAAGATACCCTGACCGACATCAAATTCAGCGGGTTGGCATGGAAAGGCAACGAGGGTTTTTACTATTCCAGCTACGACAAGCCCGAAGGCAGCGAACTCTCGACGAAGACAGACCGGCACAAGTTATATTTTCACAAGCTGGGCACCTCACAACAAGAAGACCGATTGGTATATGGGGGTGGTCCCGACGAGAAGCACCGGTATATTGGGGCTTCCGTGAGCGAAGACCAACGTTATCTGACCCTTTCCGCGGCCACCTCGACCTCGGGGAATAAATTGTTCATTCAAGACCTGCAAGACCCGAACGGACAACTCGTTCCCATTGTTGGGGATACGGATTCGGACAACTACCTCATCGATAACGTCGGTTCGAAACTTTATATCGTCACAAACCGCGACGCGCCGAACAAAAAAATAGTTACGGTCGATGCCGCGGAGCCCTCACCTGACAACTGGAAGGATTTTATCCCGGAAACCGAAAACGTGCTTGCCCCGAGTACCGGGGGCGGCTACTTTTTTACGGAATATATGGTCGATGCCGTATCCAAGGTGATGCAATATGATTATGAGGGCAAGATGATCCGGGAAATAAAGCTTCCTGGGGTCGGTAGCGCATCCGGATTTGGGGGCAAGAAAGAGGATACGGAGTTCTATTTCTATTTCACCAATTATATCACTCCGGGATCATCCTACAAATACAATGTGAAGAGCGGCGAATACGAGCTTTACTGGAAACCGGATATCGATTTTAATCCTGATGAATACGAGTCGAAGCAGGTATTTTATACCTCGAAGGACGGAACGAAAATCCCCATGATCATCACCCACAAAAAGGGATTGGAGCTGAACGGTAAAAACCCCACCCTCTTGTACGCCTATGGAGGATTTAACATCAGCATCACTCCCTCTTTCAGTATAGCCAACACCGTTTGGATGGAGCAGGGCGGTATCTATGCCGTACCCAACATCCGTGGCGGAGGCGAATACGGTAAAAAATGGCATGAGGAGGGCATCAAAATGAAGAAACAAAACGTTTTTGATGACTTTATCGCCGCAGCCGAATACCTGATAGAAAACAACTATACGACATCGGATTATTTAGCGATTCGCGGTGGAAGTAACGGCGGGCTCTTAGTGGGGGCAACGATGACGCAACGACCCGATTTGATGCAAGTAGCGCTCCCCGCGGTCGGGGTGATGGACATGCTGCGCTATCACACCTTTACGGCCGGGGCTGGCTGGGCCTACGACTACGGTACAGTGGAAGATAGCCAGGAAATGTTCCACTACCTCAAAGGCTATTCCCCCGTGCACAATATTGAGGCAGGTACCGAGTACCCCGCCACGCTTATCACCACCGGCGACCACGACGACCGGGTCGTACCCGCCCACAGTTTTAAGTTTGCGGCCGAGCTGCAGCACAAACAGACAGGCGACAACCCTGTTTTGATTCGTATCGAGACGAACGCCGGTCACGGGGCCGGGACCCCGGTAAGCAAGACCATCGAGCAGTATGCTGACATCTTCGGGTTTACTTTTTACAATATGGGATTCGGGGAATTGCCGAACCAGTCGATATTGAAAAAGTTCAAAGATTAATTTTTTGAACATCGATATTTTGGCGGAAAATACGTTTCTTACGGGATGGATTTTTTATAGTCCCAAAAACGTGCAGCTGTAAATGTTACACCTAGACCATGTTTCGTTTTCCTATGCCGACGGTGTACCCGTATTGGAGAACATCGATTTCAAGGTGGCCAAAGGGGAACATGTTTCGATTATCGGAGAAAGCGGCTGTGGTAAAAGTACGCTCTTAAAAATTGTGTATGGTCTGTTGCACATCGAAATCGGCGAGGTACATTGGAACAACGTCCAGGTCATGGGGCCTTCCTACAATCTGGTGCCCGGGGAGCCCAACATGAAGTACCTCTCCCAAGAGTTTGATCTGATGCCCTACACCACGGTCAAGGAGAACGTCGGCGAGTTTCTCTCCGTTTTTGAACCCGAAGAAATGCAGTTTCGTATCCAAGAGCTCTTGGACATGTTGCAGATGACCGACTTCGCCGACACCAAGGTTAGACATCTCAGCGGAGGGCAGCAACAAAGGGTGGCCCTTGCCCGGGTGCTGGCCCAAGAGCCCGAGGTCTTGTTATTGGATGAACCTTTCAGCCACATCGACAACTTTCGAAAGAACCAATTGCGCAGAAATCTGTTCGGTTATTTAAAGCGTAAAAATATTACCATACTAACCGCCACCCACGACCCCTTGGACATCTTGCCCTTTGCTGACCGGATCATGGTGTTAAGGGACAGGAATATCATTGCAACGGATACTCCCAAAAAACTTTACGAACACCCCAAAGACCTGTATATCGCCTCCATGTTCGGGGAAGCAAACAAAATACCCGTCAACATCGTAAAATCATATGCCGACACCAAACGCAGAATTATCGTATACGCCCATGAATTCAAGGTTTCAGATCAATCGGGACTCGAGGTAATTGTGAAAGAGGCCTTTTATATGGGACATCACTACATGATTGTCGCGGCCTATGAGGGACAGGATGTTTATTTTCACCACCATAGTCCCTTCGACAGCGGGAAGGTCGTTTTTCTGAACGTTTCCATCGAGACCCTTAACCAAAGAATCCCGGATATTTTATCATGAAACGAGCATGAACAAATTTGAAAAATTTGTTCACCAAAGGTGATGTTTAAAATTTTTCATGCGAGAGCGCAGCGGTTACATACGTTCTCAATTTTTTAATTAGCTTATCTCTAAATAATTAAAAACATTTAAATGTATGAAAAAGAAGACAGCCCTTCAGGAACTGGAGTTTAAGGCGGTCAGGAGCGGTGGGGCCGGTGGACAGCACGTGAATAAGGTGTCCACCAAGATAGAGCTCAGCTTTGACGTCGAAAACTCACAGGCCCTTTCCCGAAATCAAAAAGAGCGTCTTTACCGTCAGCTGGGGACTAGGTTGACCAAGGACCACGTACTACACTTGGCTTGCGAGGAGACCCGAAGCCAACATCGGAACAAAGACCTGGTCAT
Encoded here:
- a CDS encoding aspartate-semialdehyde dehydrogenase; this encodes MKVAVVGATGMVGEVMLRVLAERKFPITDLLLVASERSVGKKLSYRDKDYIIIGLSDAVAARPDIAIFSAGGDTSLEWAPKFADAGTTVIDNSSAWRMDPDKKLVVPEINASTLTKMDKIIANPNCSTIQLVMALAPLHYKYKMKRAIVSTYQSVSGTGVKAVIQLDNETAGVQGEMAYPYPINRNALPHCDVFMENGYTKEEMKLAREPQKILDDRSFSISATAVRIPTSGGHSESVNVEFHHDFDLNEVRQILNDTPGVTVQDNPDTNTYPMPIYAHDKDEVFVGRIRRDESNRNTLNMWIVSDNLRKGAATNAVQIAEYLVKNKLV
- the arfB gene encoding alternative ribosome rescue aminoacyl-tRNA hydrolase ArfB, with the protein product MKKKTALQELEFKAVRSGGAGGQHVNKVSTKIELSFDVENSQALSRNQKERLYRQLGTRLTKDHVLHLACEETRSQHRNKDLVIKRFFETMRAELRVPKVRQRTKPKRSAIEKRLKSKKRNAEKKARRQKPKRE
- a CDS encoding prolyl oligopeptidase family serine peptidase; this translates as MKKLIVVAAMANLLMACQSESQKQNIAVNYPDTKRVDSTDTYFDTEVKDPYRWLEDDRSAQTEAWVKAENEVTFGYLEEIPFRDALRNRLEKLWNYEKLGSPFKEGDYTYFYKNDGLQDQYVVYRQKNDAAPEVFLDPNTFSDDGTTSLAGLSFTKDGSLAGYLISEGGSDWRKAIVIDTETKEIVEDTLTDIKFSGLAWKGNEGFYYSSYDKPEGSELSTKTDRHKLYFHKLGTSQQEDRLVYGGGPDEKHRYIGASVSEDQRYLTLSAATSTSGNKLFIQDLQDPNGQLVPIVGDTDSDNYLIDNVGSKLYIVTNRDAPNKKIVTVDAAEPSPDNWKDFIPETENVLAPSTGGGYFFTEYMVDAVSKVMQYDYEGKMIREIKLPGVGSASGFGGKKEDTEFYFYFTNYITPGSSYKYNVKSGEYELYWKPDIDFNPDEYESKQVFYTSKDGTKIPMIITHKKGLELNGKNPTLLYAYGGFNISITPSFSIANTVWMEQGGIYAVPNIRGGGEYGKKWHEEGIKMKKQNVFDDFIAAAEYLIENNYTTSDYLAIRGGSNGGLLVGATMTQRPDLMQVALPAVGVMDMLRYHTFTAGAGWAYDYGTVEDSQEMFHYLKGYSPVHNIEAGTEYPATLITTGDHDDRVVPAHSFKFAAELQHKQTGDNPVLIRIETNAGHGAGTPVSKTIEQYADIFGFTFYNMGFGELPNQSILKKFKD
- a CDS encoding ABC transporter ATP-binding protein, which codes for MLHLDHVSFSYADGVPVLENIDFKVAKGEHVSIIGESGCGKSTLLKIVYGLLHIEIGEVHWNNVQVMGPSYNLVPGEPNMKYLSQEFDLMPYTTVKENVGEFLSVFEPEEMQFRIQELLDMLQMTDFADTKVRHLSGGQQQRVALARVLAQEPEVLLLDEPFSHIDNFRKNQLRRNLFGYLKRKNITILTATHDPLDILPFADRIMVLRDRNIIATDTPKKLYEHPKDLYIASMFGEANKIPVNIVKSYADTKRRIIVYAHEFKVSDQSGLEVIVKEAFYMGHHYMIVAAYEGQDVYFHHHSPFDSGKVVFLNVSIETLNQRIPDILS